Proteins encoded by one window of uncultured Methanobrevibacter sp.:
- a CDS encoding FeoA family protein, translated as MTKTLKDVKPGETVTLVKYHNDGDVDLRRHLLGMGFVKGAKITVKKVATLGDPIEMNIKGYDVCLRKDEAKNIEVE; from the coding sequence ATGACAAAAACTTTAAAGGATGTAAAACCTGGTGAAACAGTCACATTGGTAAAATACCATAATGACGGAGATGTGGATTTAAGAAGACACCTGCTGGGAATGGGTTTTGTTAAAGGAGCAAAAATTACTGTTAAAAAAGTTGCTACCTTAGGCGATCCCATTGAAATGAACATCAAAGGATATGATGTTTGTCTTCGAAAAGATGAAGCAAAAAATATTGAAGTGGAATAA
- a CDS encoding DUF6110 family protein: MNRDEIINKCYEHKHALIFAAGIATAIVGKKILESKTVKDAATQGMASVMSAKKDAEECFQDMKENAEDIVVDANAETKKEIYIEAKE; this comes from the coding sequence ATGAATCGTGATGAAATTATTAATAAATGTTATGAGCACAAACATGCGTTAATTTTTGCAGCAGGAATCGCTACTGCAATTGTCGGTAAAAAAATATTAGAATCAAAAACCGTGAAAGATGCTGCAACACAAGGCATGGCATCCGTAATGTCTGCTAAAAAAGATGCTGAAGAATGTTTCCAAGACATGAAAGAAAATGCAGAAGACATTGTGGTTGATGCAAACGCAGAAACTAAAAAAGAGATTTATATAGAAGCAAAAGAATAA
- a CDS encoding heavy metal translocating P-type ATPase — MKYKVMYDNKTRLRVRSGQWAFTKEEGYGLASLLLNQSFIHEVYTSHRNGSILIYYDGDIESKKKIFNILDGITLDDLFEAEPTQAQTSREITDEFYLKLSKMIFNRVLYRIFLPMPIRNALTIYNAAEYIWNGLDSLTSFRVDVALLDGAAVTGALLQKQYKPASSMMFLLSISDALEDYTIQKAKSTLKDSLALNIDTVWVVGEDGEEKQCPAVDIDKGDKIKVHMGDVIPVDGKVIEGEAMVNEASMTGEPLATHKRPGKTVHAGTVIEEGNLIVEVYSMNKETRLNKIIDLIENSEELKADTQSKAEKLADSIVPYSFLATALTYLITGNSTKALSVLMVDFSCAIKLTTPLSIISAMREASDNRMMVKGGKFLENYANADTIIFDKTGTLTKATPKVVEVVPMSRRYKRDDILRMAACIEEHFAHSIATAIVKQAEKEGLKHEEDHSEVEYIVAHGIVTEYDGKRAVIGSKHFLFDDEKVKATKAQEKKMAKKAAEHSVVYLGIDGKLEGLICIDDPVREEAKYVIEELKELGIENVIMLTGDSESGAKASAKALGITDYKSQVLPEDKSRIVEELKQDGKTVIMVGDGINDSPALAAADVSVSMKHSSDIAREVADISLLSDDLYDLVTLRKLSVGMLDKINKNYHNIVAVNGSLLVLGVLGIIPPSTSSMIHNLSTMLFGVMSTKSVLTDKDFSRDIEVEAIEVADIS; from the coding sequence ATGAAATACAAAGTAATGTATGATAACAAAACTCGATTAAGAGTTCGTTCAGGCCAATGGGCTTTCACCAAAGAAGAAGGTTATGGCCTCGCTTCATTACTTTTAAATCAAAGTTTTATCCATGAAGTATACACTTCCCATAGAAACGGAAGTATTTTAATATACTACGACGGAGATATTGAAAGCAAAAAGAAGATTTTCAATATCCTTGATGGTATTACATTAGATGATTTGTTTGAAGCAGAGCCGACTCAAGCTCAAACTTCAAGGGAAATCACCGACGAGTTTTATCTCAAATTATCCAAAATGATTTTTAATAGAGTTCTTTATAGAATATTCCTACCGATGCCTATTAGAAATGCATTGACAATTTATAATGCAGCAGAATATATCTGGAATGGTTTGGACAGTTTGACCAGCTTTAGAGTTGATGTTGCACTTCTCGACGGTGCGGCAGTAACCGGAGCACTACTGCAAAAACAGTACAAACCAGCAAGTTCAATGATGTTCTTATTGTCAATCTCCGATGCGCTTGAAGACTACACAATACAAAAAGCTAAAAGTACACTTAAAGACAGTTTGGCTTTAAATATAGATACTGTATGGGTAGTAGGAGAAGACGGTGAAGAAAAACAATGCCCTGCTGTTGATATAGATAAGGGAGATAAAATTAAAGTCCACATGGGCGATGTGATACCGGTTGATGGAAAAGTAATTGAAGGAGAAGCAATGGTTAATGAAGCTTCCATGACTGGAGAGCCATTAGCAACCCATAAAAGACCTGGAAAAACAGTTCATGCAGGAACTGTTATAGAAGAAGGTAATCTGATAGTTGAAGTTTATTCAATGAACAAGGAAACCCGTTTAAATAAAATAATCGATTTAATTGAAAATTCAGAAGAGTTGAAGGCAGATACACAAAGCAAAGCTGAAAAACTTGCCGATTCAATTGTTCCATACAGTTTCCTTGCAACAGCTTTAACCTACTTAATTACCGGAAATTCAACAAAAGCATTATCCGTATTGATGGTTGATTTTTCATGTGCCATTAAGCTAACAACCCCATTATCCATCATATCTGCAATGCGAGAAGCATCAGACAATAGAATGATGGTAAAAGGAGGTAAATTTTTAGAAAACTATGCAAATGCAGACACCATCATATTCGATAAAACAGGAACACTAACAAAAGCAACTCCAAAGGTTGTTGAAGTAGTTCCTATGTCCAGACGATACAAACGTGATGACATTCTAAGAATGGCCGCATGTATTGAAGAGCATTTCGCACACAGTATTGCAACTGCCATAGTAAAACAGGCTGAGAAGGAAGGCCTCAAACATGAAGAAGACCACAGTGAAGTGGAATACATTGTAGCACATGGCATTGTAACCGAATATGACGGAAAACGTGCAGTAATAGGATCAAAACACTTCTTATTTGATGATGAGAAAGTGAAAGCAACCAAAGCCCAGGAAAAGAAAATGGCTAAAAAAGCAGCAGAACACTCTGTAGTTTATCTGGGCATAGACGGAAAACTTGAAGGCTTAATCTGCATTGATGATCCCGTACGTGAAGAAGCAAAATATGTAATAGAAGAACTAAAAGAGTTAGGCATTGAAAATGTCATAATGCTTACAGGAGACAGTGAAAGCGGTGCAAAAGCTAGTGCTAAAGCATTAGGCATCACAGATTATAAATCACAAGTTCTTCCAGAAGATAAATCAAGAATTGTAGAAGAGTTAAAACAAGACGGAAAAACCGTCATTATGGTCGGAGACGGAATCAATGATTCCCCGGCACTTGCAGCAGCTGATGTATCTGTTTCAATGAAACATTCATCAGATATTGCACGTGAAGTAGCAGACATATCATTACTGTCCGACGATTTATATGACCTCGTAACACTCAGGAAACTAAGTGTTGGAATGTTGGATAAAATCAACAAAAATTACCACAATATTGTTGCAGTAAATGGCAGCCTTCTTGTTTTAGGTGTTTTAGGCATAATTCCTCCATCAACTTCATCAATGATACATAACCTATCTACCATGTTGTTTGGAGTAATGAGCACTAAATCAGTTTTAACTGATAAAGATTTTTCAAGAGATATAGAAGTAGAAGCTATTGAAGTAGCTGATATTTCTTAA
- a CDS encoding ABC transporter ATP-binding protein gives MSTIIEFKNVNKIYKSGEHILKAMDNVNFTIDEGEFVIILGPSGAGKSTLLNLLGGLDTLTSGEIIVNGNHIENFSDNQLTSYRAENVGFIFQFYNLIPNLTALENVELMKDIVKVNINGMEVLDSVGLKDHANQFPAQLSGGEQQRVSIARAVAKQPTMLLCDEPTGALDSKTGVLILNLLQDMSNNKGTTVVIVTHNAILAEAADKVIRIKNGQIESIVVNENPKNITDLEW, from the coding sequence ATGAGTACAATTATTGAATTTAAAAATGTTAACAAGATTTATAAGTCCGGAGAGCATATTTTAAAAGCTATGGACAATGTCAATTTTACAATCGATGAAGGTGAATTTGTTATTATTTTAGGACCTTCAGGCGCAGGTAAATCAACATTACTGAACCTTTTAGGCGGTCTTGATACACTTACATCCGGCGAAATTATCGTTAATGGAAATCATATAGAAAATTTTTCAGATAATCAGCTTACATCCTACCGGGCAGAAAATGTGGGCTTTATTTTTCAGTTTTATAATCTCATACCAAATTTAACCGCTCTTGAAAATGTAGAACTTATGAAGGACATTGTCAAGGTGAATATAAACGGCATGGAAGTTCTAGATTCAGTAGGGCTTAAAGATCATGCCAATCAATTTCCTGCACAGTTATCCGGTGGAGAACAGCAAAGAGTATCCATTGCAAGAGCAGTAGCTAAACAACCTACAATGCTTTTATGTGATGAGCCAACAGGAGCGCTTGACTCTAAAACAGGCGTTTTGATTCTGAATTTGCTTCAGGATATGAGCAACAACAAAGGAACCACCGTCGTTATTGTAACACACAATGCAATTTTAGCAGAAGCCGCAGACAAAGTAATCAGAATTAAAAACGGTCAGATAGAAAGCATTGTTGTTAATGAAAATCCCAAAAACATTACAGATTTAGAATGGTGA
- a CDS encoding ABC transporter permease produces MLFKKMLRDILKHKAQFISIFLMAFLGVFVFAGVGGESVGLEVNSNDYYSNTNLADGWIYSANLNERFLDQIYCLGPTTQMERQLVVDSVADYSNDPEITLHFVENNTISKFYLVEGKALDINDSEGVWLDKSFADAKNVNVGDNITFEFNGMKIEKEVKGTGYSPEYVYHASKSSVIPDFSKIGFAYMSYKAFPSQIVPYNVLNVKFDETAETFNSLLSEKMDGKYNSFVERSEHTSVSQFSEEMDQHQMMAGIFPVVFILIAMLILLTTMTRIITHQRTQIGILKACGFKDKSIMFHYISYGFWLVLVGSILGLIIGPMTLPQLFYPSMSSTYILPSWDPKWSMDFVYVALAMVAMSVLVSYYAVKSIFNENPADTIRPKVPKVSSSGLIEKLGFFKHLSFNTRWNYRDAKRNKFRALMTIVGVIGCTALLVSAFGMYDGMNDLKEWEFNQINHYDSKLVIDDNASTSEIDDVADEVNGDKIMESAIEIESDSAKKSGSLLVLNHTDLVTPTDYNWNKIKIEDDEISISQKMADMLGVNVGDSVKWHIMGSDKWINTKINKIHADPTSQGFIMSTDKLEDLDLNYTPTSILTTEHVDKNYTAIKTANSMNDITSSWDELTEAMWLLIYILIFFASLLAVVVLYNLGLLSFTEIEREIATLKVLGFKTKALRKLLLTQNLWFTTIGFILGIPVGYYILKVMWESSGDSFYILPSISLTNLILTAIITFTLSILVNLMFSRKIKKLDMVESLKSGE; encoded by the coding sequence ATGCTTTTTAAAAAGATGTTAAGAGACATACTTAAACACAAAGCCCAATTTATATCTATTTTTTTAATGGCATTTTTAGGAGTATTTGTCTTTGCAGGTGTTGGAGGTGAATCTGTAGGTCTTGAAGTTAACAGCAATGACTATTACAGCAATACTAATCTGGCGGACGGTTGGATTTACTCAGCTAATCTAAATGAAAGATTTTTGGACCAGATATACTGTTTAGGTCCGACAACCCAAATGGAAAGGCAGCTGGTTGTTGATTCGGTTGCAGATTATTCGAATGACCCCGAGATTACTCTGCATTTTGTAGAAAACAATACAATATCAAAATTCTATTTAGTTGAAGGAAAAGCATTGGACATTAATGACAGTGAAGGCGTATGGCTTGATAAAAGTTTTGCAGATGCAAAAAACGTTAATGTTGGAGACAATATAACTTTTGAGTTTAACGGAATGAAAATAGAAAAAGAAGTCAAGGGGACAGGTTATTCACCAGAATATGTTTATCACGCTTCAAAATCATCTGTAATTCCTGATTTTTCCAAAATAGGTTTTGCATATATGAGCTATAAGGCATTCCCCTCACAAATTGTCCCTTATAATGTTTTAAATGTGAAATTCGATGAAACTGCTGAAACTTTCAACAGCTTACTGTCTGAGAAAATGGACGGAAAATATAATTCATTTGTTGAAAGATCAGAACACACAAGCGTAAGTCAGTTTTCAGAAGAAATGGACCAGCATCAAATGATGGCAGGAATTTTTCCAGTAGTCTTCATTTTAATTGCAATGTTAATTCTTTTAACAACAATGACAAGGATAATTACACATCAGAGAACACAAATTGGTATTTTAAAAGCATGCGGATTTAAAGACAAGTCAATAATGTTTCACTACATATCCTACGGGTTCTGGCTGGTACTGGTCGGTTCCATTTTAGGTTTAATCATAGGTCCTATGACACTGCCGCAGCTATTCTATCCATCAATGAGCTCCACATACATATTGCCTTCATGGGACCCAAAATGGAGCATGGATTTTGTCTACGTTGCATTAGCCATGGTTGCAATGTCAGTTCTGGTTTCATATTATGCGGTTAAAAGCATTTTTAATGAAAATCCTGCAGACACAATAAGACCAAAAGTTCCTAAAGTTTCTTCATCAGGCCTGATTGAAAAATTGGGATTTTTCAAACACTTATCATTCAATACCCGATGGAATTACAGAGATGCAAAAAGAAATAAGTTTAGAGCATTGATGACAATTGTAGGAGTTATAGGATGTACAGCACTTCTGGTATCTGCATTCGGAATGTATGATGGAATGAATGACCTGAAAGAATGGGAATTCAATCAAATTAACCACTATGATTCAAAATTAGTAATTGACGATAATGCAAGCACATCAGAGATTGATGATGTGGCTGATGAAGTCAATGGAGATAAAATAATGGAATCCGCCATTGAAATTGAATCCGATTCGGCCAAGAAGTCTGGTTCACTGCTGGTTTTAAACCATACAGATTTGGTAACTCCAACAGATTATAACTGGAATAAAATCAAGATTGAGGATGACGAGATTTCAATTTCACAAAAAATGGCTGATATGCTTGGTGTTAATGTAGGGGACAGTGTAAAATGGCATATTATGGGTTCAGACAAATGGATTAATACAAAAATTAACAAAATCCATGCAGATCCAACTTCACAAGGATTCATCATGTCAACAGACAAACTTGAAGATTTGGATTTGAATTACACACCGACAAGTATTTTAACAACTGAACATGTTGACAAAAACTATACTGCTATCAAAACAGCAAATTCAATGAACGATATAACTTCCAGTTGGGATGAACTTACAGAAGCGATGTGGCTATTAATATACATTTTAATATTCTTTGCATCACTTTTAGCAGTTGTAGTATTATATAATTTAGGATTGTTGTCATTTACAGAAATCGAACGTGAAATAGCAACACTTAAAGTTTTAGGTTTTAAAACAAAGGCTTTGAGAAAATTACTTTTAACACAAAATCTATGGTTTACAACTATCGGATTTATATTAGGCATTCCAGTAGGTTATTACATATTAAAAGTCATGTGGGAGTCTTCAGGAGATTCATTTTATATTCTGCCTTCCATATCACTTACAAATTTAATACTTACTGCAATAATAACATTTACATTATCCATACTTGTAAATCTGATGTTTTCACGTAAAATTAAAAAATTAGACATGGTGGAATCACTTAAAAGTGGCGAATAG
- a CDS encoding TIGR00266 family protein — MEYEIRGGAFPMVICTLQKGETMKNETGAMAFMTSDMEMDTNTDGGLLKGLGRALSGDTLFFNFFTAQSDNQQIGFSSCTPGKIMAIKLDGTNTIIGQKNAFLAAEKSVDIDIHIRTRLGAGIFGGEGFILQKFSNTGIVFLEIDGEVIEHDLQPGEKLLVDPGHIAAMEESVDFDIERVKGAKNIMFGEGLFFARIQGPGKVWIQTMPISRLAESLIPYLPKPDSK, encoded by the coding sequence ATGGAATATGAAATACGCGGCGGAGCATTCCCTATGGTAATATGCACATTACAAAAAGGAGAAACAATGAAAAATGAAACTGGAGCTATGGCTTTTATGACCTCCGATATGGAAATGGATACAAATACCGATGGAGGGCTTTTAAAAGGACTTGGAAGAGCACTATCCGGAGATACATTGTTTTTTAATTTTTTCACAGCACAATCAGATAACCAGCAGATTGGATTTTCATCCTGTACCCCTGGAAAAATCATGGCAATCAAATTAGATGGAACCAATACAATCATAGGCCAGAAAAATGCATTTTTGGCAGCAGAAAAAAGTGTGGACATTGACATTCATATAAGAACCAGACTCGGAGCAGGAATATTTGGTGGTGAAGGATTCATTCTCCAAAAGTTCAGCAACACAGGAATAGTATTTTTAGAAATTGACGGAGAAGTAATAGAGCATGACCTGCAACCTGGAGAAAAATTATTAGTTGACCCTGGACACATTGCAGCAATGGAAGAAAGCGTTGATTTTGACATTGAAAGAGTTAAAGGAGCCAAAAATATAATGTTCGGTGAAGGACTCTTTTTTGCAAGAATACAAGGTCCTGGAAAAGTATGGATACAAACCATGCCAATCAGCAGATTAGCTGAATCATTGATACCTTATTTACCAAAACCAGACAGTAAATAA
- a CDS encoding MATE family efflux transporter, translating into MYERNYNLLRSKFSEFFLPTLFTSMAGNICLFVDGLIVSFLIGAGNLSAIQSVAPVITFVNLIYWMIGLGGSVLCSVAKAEFDEEGSNSYFSVSIISLLTIGILIMIVGLLFSGPISQMLCASQPELVPDVNLFFKALIIGMPFLCYMMSLSYFIRADGIPSLPFRAILLANIVNICFDFVYIKFLNFGLSGAALATSTGYIVGSIIISYYFFKPERTLQFIKLKVKPLLSYLKKIVTSGFSSASTQLYLTLKLYIINFLLGLYFGKFGLVAFGICYNSLFILYIFLIGTAQTMSPIVSVYFKEEDYSGVNYVIHRALKIVLISSLALSVLFIVYPQSLLLLYSVKDSAQVPVVLNALRIFAISYVGTAITFLYTFYSQAIQKNQLSTIISLLEGLVLPISLAIILALAIGGDGIWISFAIAEAITIMFIFVYSRYISKKTDGEYSGFFINKHNDDQSVFEHTISGDVKEAVELSSDVQNYLSENKSATLVSMAIEEMLVNIINTNETVENIDVIVRDNDENILISIKDTGVEFNPVVENEDLKFDNISILNKISDNIDYSRVLGLNSTVITIKNN; encoded by the coding sequence ATGTATGAGAGAAATTATAATTTATTGAGAAGTAAATTTTCAGAATTTTTCCTGCCGACTTTATTCACATCAATGGCAGGAAACATCTGTCTTTTTGTTGACGGATTGATTGTTAGTTTTTTAATCGGTGCAGGAAATCTGTCAGCAATTCAAAGTGTGGCTCCGGTAATTACATTTGTTAATTTAATTTATTGGATGATTGGGTTGGGAGGCAGTGTACTGTGTTCTGTTGCAAAAGCGGAATTTGATGAAGAAGGATCCAACAGTTACTTTTCGGTTTCAATTATTTCACTTTTAACTATTGGAATTCTAATCATGATTGTAGGATTGCTGTTTTCAGGACCTATCTCTCAAATGCTATGTGCTTCACAGCCAGAGTTAGTTCCGGATGTAAATCTGTTTTTCAAAGCATTAATCATAGGTATGCCTTTCTTATGTTATATGATGAGTTTATCTTATTTTATAAGGGCGGATGGTATTCCTTCTTTACCATTCAGGGCAATACTATTAGCAAATATTGTTAATATTTGTTTTGACTTTGTTTATATTAAATTTTTAAATTTTGGTCTGTCTGGTGCTGCACTTGCAACTTCAACAGGGTATATTGTGGGTTCTATCATTATATCCTATTATTTCTTTAAACCAGAGCGCACACTGCAATTTATCAAATTGAAAGTTAAACCATTATTAAGTTATCTTAAAAAGATTGTAACATCAGGATTTTCATCCGCATCAACACAATTATATTTGACATTAAAATTGTACATCATAAACTTTTTATTAGGTCTTTATTTTGGGAAATTCGGTTTGGTAGCTTTTGGAATTTGTTATAACAGTTTATTTATATTATACATTTTCTTAATTGGAACGGCACAGACCATGTCTCCGATTGTATCTGTTTACTTCAAGGAAGAGGATTATTCAGGAGTTAATTATGTTATCCACAGAGCATTGAAGATTGTTTTAATTTCAAGTTTGGCATTGTCAGTTTTATTCATTGTTTATCCTCAATCATTATTGTTGTTGTATAGTGTTAAAGACTCTGCACAGGTTCCTGTTGTTTTAAATGCGCTTAGAATATTTGCAATATCTTATGTTGGTACTGCAATTACATTTTTATATACTTTCTACTCTCAGGCAATACAAAAGAATCAGTTGTCAACAATAATCTCATTACTTGAGGGGCTTGTGTTGCCGATTTCTCTTGCAATAATACTTGCATTAGCAATAGGTGGTGATGGAATTTGGATTTCATTTGCAATAGCGGAAGCCATAACAATAATGTTCATCTTTGTTTATTCAAGATACATCAGTAAAAAAACTGATGGTGAGTATTCAGGATTCTTTATCAATAAACATAATGATGACCAATCAGTATTTGAGCATACTATTAGTGGGGATGTTAAAGAAGCTGTTGAATTATCTAGCGATGTTCAAAACTATTTGTCTGAGAACAAATCTGCCACTTTGGTCAGTATGGCTATTGAGGAAATGCTTGTCAATATAATTAACACTAATGAAACTGTAGAAAATATTGACGTAATTGTTAGAGATAATGATGAAAATATTCTAATTTCTATTAAGGACACAGGTGTTGAATTCAATCCGGTTGTTGAAAATGAAGATTTGAAATTTGACAATATCAGCATTTTAAATAAAATATCTGACAATATTGATTACTCGAGAGTACTGGGATTAAACAGTACTGTAATTACAATTAAGAATAATTAA